One genomic window of Brachionichthys hirsutus isolate HB-005 unplaced genomic scaffold, CSIRO-AGI_Bhir_v1 contig_396, whole genome shotgun sequence includes the following:
- the LOC137916651 gene encoding large ribosomal subunit protein uL30-like, translating into MAESEAKKVIKLVPEYLLKRRKTYQAVKATQAKIALLEKRRVSKGKPVPFKRLEDFLKDSHRAHRDETRIQRAKHRPPAPLPPAKNKLAFAVRIREIKGVSPKVMKVIQMLRLSKIFSGTFVEITRDSVDMMKIVEPYVAWGFPNLKSVRELILKRGQAMKNKRSVPLTDNAFIEEHMGAHGIICLEDLIHEISSVGDGFQAANKFLVPFKLSVARHAAKDKAGLLKDLGKPGFRGAGVNAIIRQLN; encoded by the exons ATGGCCGAGTCAGA AGCGAAGAAAGTCATCAAGCTGGTTCCAGAGTACCtcctgaagaggaggaaaacgtATCAGGCCGTCAAAGCCACACAAGCTAAGATAGCTCTGCTTGAGAAGAGGAGG GTTTCTAAAGGTAAGCCTGTGCCGTTCAAGCGCTTGGAGGACTTCCTGAAAGACAGTCACAGGGCGCACCGCGATGAAACTCGCATCCAGAGAGCGAAGCACAGGccgcctgctcctcttcctcctgctaaGAACAAGCTAGCCTTCGCCGTGCGCATCAGAGA GATCAAAGGGGTGAGTCCCAAAGTGATGAAGGTCATCCAGATGTTGAGGCTGAGTAAAATCTTCAGCGGAACCTTTGTGGAAATCACACGGGATTCTGTCGACATGATGAAGATCGTCGAGCCTTATGTGGCCTGGGG ATTCCCTAACCTGAAGTCTGTTCGTGAGCTCATCCTGAAGAGAGGACAGGCCATGAAGAACAAGAGGAGCGTTCCCCTCACGGACAACGCCTTCATCGAGGAACACATGG GTGCACATGGCATCATCTGTCTGGAAGACCTGATCCACGAAATCTCCTCCGTCGGCGACGGCTTCCAGGCCGCCAACAAATTCCTGGTGCCCTTCAAGCTATCGGTCGCTCGCCACGCTGCCAAGGACAAGGCCGGACTCCTCAAAGACCTGGGGAAGCCCGGGTTCCGCGGCGCAGGCGTCAACGCCATCATCAGGCAGCTGAACTGA